One stretch of Borrelia coriaceae DNA includes these proteins:
- a CDS encoding variable large family protein, which yields MKINIKNIRVKRICATLFISLFLSCNNGIEELEKRNQFLSSLANLGNDFLSVFTSFGDSLGGVLGFKEGSKKSDVANYFNKIQDTVQGTKDKLNTIVDNMKAQGNLNATAVESAVKTLIDNTLNNIIEGAKTASDAVGTDDKPLGDVADTNGGSKGESVDSLVKGIKDIVEVVLGVKEGNPDAGDAKTSVDESNGNAGALRATAAAGAGKLFGSDSAGAPGDAAKAAKDASKAVGAVTGADILQAIAKGVSGKAAELAKNASVNSNVAAADGAKDAEVAGAIAIRAMTKNGKFSGPTGGAKADVSAAVKGAAISAVTKALDILTIAIRRTIDEGLKAVKDAMKLNAETTPVISETGNATK from the coding sequence ATGAAAATAAATATTAAAAATATAAGAGTAAAAAGAATTTGTGCAACATTATTTATCTCTTTATTCCTTTCTTGTAATAATGGAATAGAAGAACTTGAAAAGAGAAATCAGTTTTTATCCTCTTTAGCTAATTTAGGTAATGACTTTTTATCTGTATTCACTTCTTTTGGGGATTCTCTTGGTGGTGTTTTAGGGTTTAAGGAAGGGTCTAAGAAATCAGATGTTGCTAACTACTTTAATAAAATTCAAGATACTGTACAAGGTACTAAAGATAAGCTTAATACAATTGTTGATAATATGAAGGCACAAGGAAATCTTAATGCTACTGCGGTAGAGAGTGCTGTAAAGACATTAATTGATAATACACTTAATAATATAATTGAAGGTGCAAAAACTGCTAGTGATGCTGTTGGTACTGATGACAAACCACTTGGTGATGTTGCTGATACTAATGGTGGCTCTAAGGGTGAGAGTGTTGATAGCTTAGTAAAGGGAATTAAAGATATAGTAGAAGTGGTGCTTGGGGTAAAAGAGGGAAATCCTGATGCAGGAGATGCTAAAACTTCTGTTGATGAGTCTAATGGTAATGCTGGTGCTTTAAGAGCTACTGCTGCAGCTGGTGCAGGTAAATTGTTTGGTAGTGATAGTGCAGGTGCTCCTGGTGATGCAGCTAAAGCAGCTAAAGATGCATCTAAAGCAGTGGGAGCGGTAACAGGTGCTGACATATTACAAGCTATTGCTAAAGGTGTTAGTGGCAAAGCAGCCGAGTTAGCTAAGAATGCTTCCGTGAATAGTAATGTCGCTGCTGCTGATGGAGCTAAAGATGCAGAAGTTGCAGGTGCTATTGCAATAAGAGCAATGACTAAAAATGGTAAATTCTCTGGGCCTACTGGTGGTGCTAAAGCTGATGTTTCTGCTGCAGTTAAAGGCGCAGCAATAAGTGCAGTAACTAAGGCATTAGATATTCTAACTATAGCAATAAGAAGAACAATTGATGAAGGGCTTAAGGCTGTTAAAGATGCTATGAAGCTTAATGCTGAAACTACTCCTGTAATTAGTGAAACTGGTAATGCTACTAAATAA
- a CDS encoding variable large family protein has translation MKINIKSINIKSICATLFISLFLSCNNGIEELEKKNQFLSSLANLGNDFLSVFTSFGDSLGSVLGFNTKTTKSDVGKYFKNIENNLTTTKTSLEKIVSNMKDKGNPNATAAETAVNKLVKETLDKIIEGAKTASEAIGITGNDLLGNVAAQSQGGVAGTEVEKLIKGIKDIVDIVLKNDEGNAEAGDENKADDIASARGANAGDVGKLFATDTNIAANDKKAAADASKAVGAVTGADILQAIAKGASGEAAKLPNHKTVVGSLSVTSPKDAAVAGGIALRAMVKDGKFANGSSSVEESIRRAATSSVTKALDTLTTAVRKTIDEGFKIVRDAMKININDTLATSESGSSK, from the coding sequence ATGAAAATAAATATTAAAAGTATAAATATAAAAAGTATATGTGCAACATTATTTATCTCTCTATTCCTTTCTTGTAATAATGGGATAGAAGAACTTGAGAAGAAAAATCAGTTCTTATCTTCACTTGCTAATTTGGGTAATGACTTCTTATCTGTCTTTACTTCTTTTGGGGATTCACTTGGGAGTGTTTTAGGGTTTAATACTAAGACTACGAAGTCTGATGTTGGTAAGTACTTTAAGAATATAGAAAATAATTTAACAACAACTAAAACATCGCTTGAAAAAATTGTGTCTAATATGAAGGATAAAGGAAATCCTAATGCTACTGCAGCTGAGACTGCTGTTAACAAATTGGTTAAAGAAACTCTTGATAAGATAATTGAAGGAGCAAAAACGGCTAGTGAGGCTATTGGTATTACAGGTAATGACCTACTTGGTAATGTTGCTGCTCAAAGTCAAGGTGGTGTTGCTGGTACTGAGGTTGAGAAATTAATAAAGGGCATTAAAGATATAGTAGATATAGTGCTTAAAAATGATGAAGGCAATGCTGAAGCAGGAGATGAGAATAAGGCTGATGATATTGCTAGTGCAAGGGGTGCTAATGCTGGTGATGTAGGTAAATTATTTGCTACTGATACTAATATTGCTGCTAATGATAAAAAAGCAGCAGCTGATGCTTCTAAAGCAGTAGGGGCGGTAACTGGAGCTGACATATTACAAGCTATAGCTAAAGGTGCTAGTGGTGAGGCTGCCAAATTACCTAATCATAAAACTGTTGTTGGTAGTCTTAGTGTTACTTCTCCCAAAGATGCAGCAGTAGCAGGAGGTATAGCTTTAAGAGCGATGGTTAAGGATGGTAAGTTTGCCAATGGTAGTTCTAGTGTTGAGGAGTCAATTAGGAGAGCAGCAACAAGTTCAGTAACTAAAGCATTAGATACTCTAACTACTGCAGTAAGAAAGACAATTGATGAGGGATTTAAAATTGTTAGGGATGCAATGAAGATAAATATTAATGATACCCTTGCAACTAGTGAATCTGGTTCTAGTAAGTAA
- a CDS encoding Vsp/OspC family lipoprotein, producing MKINIKNIRIKSICATLFISLFLSCNNAGPELRDGQAATADGAVIDLRKISEKIGEVIAFSESVKEIEALIKSIDELAKGIGKKIQSSDLASDSDKNNSLLSGVYSLALDIIKRSKALRVSNSLQGKGLDTKISAVTTSTETFVSTLKSKNSVLGVSSGAATDDNAQKAIDRIKQSSGENGASELVKINTAIDALVDSTQGILKSVVKELTATSDKAETIKVN from the coding sequence ATGAAAATAAATATTAAAAATATTAGGATAAAAAGTATTTGTGCAACGTTATTTATCTCTCTATTCCTTTCTTGTAATAATGCAGGACCAGAGCTTAGAGATGGGCAAGCAGCTACTGCTGATGGAGCAGTTATTGACTTAAGAAAGATAAGTGAAAAGATAGGCGAGGTTATTGCTTTTTCAGAAAGTGTTAAAGAAATAGAAGCTTTGATTAAGTCCATAGATGAGCTTGCTAAAGGTATTGGAAAGAAAATTCAGAGTTCAGATCTAGCGTCTGACAGTGATAAAAATAATTCATTGTTATCAGGAGTTTATAGTCTTGCATTAGATATAATCAAACGATCAAAAGCTTTACGAGTTTCAAACTCACTTCAGGGTAAAGGATTAGATACGAAAATTAGTGCGGTGACAACTTCAACTGAAACATTTGTAAGTACATTAAAGTCTAAAAACAGTGTTTTAGGAGTTTCTAGTGGAGCTGCTACTGATGATAATGCACAGAAAGCTATAGATAGAATTAAGCAATCAAGTGGAGAGAACGGGGCTTCTGAGCTTGTTAAAATAAACACCGCAATTGATGCTTTAGTAGATAGTACTCAGGGGATATTAAAATCTGTGGTGAAAGAACTTACAGCAACTTCTGATAAGGCGGAAACTATCAAAGTTAACTAA
- a CDS encoding variable large family protein encodes MKINIKNIRIKNICAILFIFLFLSCNNSGESEVGKLQKEKDFLYSLANLGNDFSNIFTSFGDTIGSVLGFNAETKKSEVADYFKKIQTTIEGTKTAFEKLVADMKAANNPNADAVEKEVEKLVSEKLNNIIEGSKIAFGAIDSDDDLLGNIAAVSGAEAVGSEVTKLIDGVKNIVKTGTDEAGKLFASDNAGTASNAKKSADILQAMIGSEPIAAAKLLKAKDGTIAGAIALRAMTKGGKFANATSSDGDYVAAVKGVAVGAVTKALNTLTIAIRKTIDEGLNKKVKDVMNITPETIPVTYDRNTPETKK; translated from the coding sequence ATGAAAATAAATATTAAAAATATTAGAATAAAAAATATTTGTGCAATATTATTTATCTTTCTTTTCCTTTCTTGTAATAATTCTGGTGAGAGTGAAGTAGGAAAACTTCAGAAGGAAAAGGATTTCTTATACTCACTTGCTAATTTAGGTAATGACTTCTCAAATATCTTCACTTCTTTTGGGGATACAATTGGTAGTGTTTTAGGATTTAATGCTGAAACTAAGAAGTCTGAGGTTGCGGATTACTTTAAAAAGATTCAAACTACTATAGAAGGAACTAAGACAGCTTTTGAAAAACTTGTTGCTGATATGAAAGCTGCAAATAATCCTAATGCTGATGCTGTTGAAAAAGAAGTAGAAAAACTAGTTAGTGAAAAGCTTAATAATATAATAGAAGGTTCGAAAATCGCTTTTGGTGCTATTGATAGTGATGACGACCTACTTGGCAATATTGCTGCTGTTAGTGGTGCTGAGGCTGTCGGTAGTGAAGTTACTAAATTAATAGATGGAGTTAAAAATATAGTAAAAACTGGAACTGACGAGGCGGGAAAGTTGTTTGCTTCTGATAATGCTGGTACTGCTAGTAATGCAAAAAAATCAGCTGATATCCTACAAGCTATGATTGGTAGTGAGCCCATTGCTGCAGCTAAGTTACTTAAGGCTAAAGATGGCACTATAGCAGGAGCTATAGCATTGCGAGCAATGACTAAGGGCGGTAAATTTGCTAATGCTACTTCTAGTGATGGTGATTATGTTGCTGCGGTTAAAGGAGTAGCAGTGGGTGCAGTAACTAAAGCATTAAATACACTCACAATAGCAATAAGAAAAACAATTGATGAAGGACTTAATAAAAAAGTTAAAGATGTTATGAATATTACTCCTGAAACTATACCTGTAACTTATGATAGGAATACTCCTGAAACTAAAAAGTAA
- a CDS encoding Vsp/OspC family lipoprotein: MKINIKNINIKSICATLFISLFLFISCGNAGPVPKEGQAATADGTLINLKGIGDNIKGVVEFVMNIEEVKNLIVAIDELAKGIGKKINTSGSGIEADGSHGNNKNNGLIAGVYEIASLIETKAKGLQVGESFNDKELQTKVDIVKNKAEAFKSTLRSSHSNLGSGSAVTDINAQKAIDRKSHGSDGTYGAIQLAELYEAVNALMSTANEVLKGVIAPAKEVSPAN, from the coding sequence ATGAAAATAAATATTAAAAATATAAATATAAAAAGTATTTGTGCAACATTATTTATCTCTTTATTTTTATTTATATCCTGTGGTAATGCAGGGCCTGTACCTAAAGAAGGTCAAGCAGCTACAGCTGATGGAACACTTATTAATTTAAAAGGAATAGGTGATAATATCAAAGGTGTTGTCGAATTTGTAATGAATATTGAAGAGGTAAAAAATCTGATTGTTGCCATAGATGAGCTTGCTAAAGGTATTGGAAAGAAAATTAATACTTCTGGTAGTGGTATTGAGGCTGATGGTAGTCACGGTAATAATAAAAATAATGGATTGATTGCAGGAGTTTATGAGATTGCATCACTGATAGAAACTAAGGCAAAAGGCTTGCAAGTCGGAGAATCCTTTAATGATAAAGAATTACAGACAAAAGTTGATATAGTTAAAAATAAGGCTGAAGCATTTAAATCTACGTTACGTTCTAGCCATTCTAATTTAGGTTCTGGTAGTGCTGTTACAGATATTAATGCTCAAAAAGCTATAGATAGGAAGTCTCATGGTAGTGATGGAACATACGGAGCAATACAACTTGCTGAATTATACGAAGCAGTTAATGCTTTAATGAGTACTGCTAACGAGGTATTAAAAGGGGTAATCGCACCTGCTAAAGAAGTATCCCCTGCTAACTAA
- a CDS encoding variable large family protein, with protein sequence MKINIKNIKVRSICATLFISLFLSCNNGIVEELEKEKTFLSSLMDVGRSAENTYYSFMELVSDVLGFNVTKETTGTKVKEYFTGLASGIEKAIQELVKIKNNTEEFAKEETESAFNKTIEGFKDTLTTLKGYVESLKDIGDANQKVGEVGGSQNGAAADTEELKKALKALKGIVDIAKTQKVEEPKKNDVAISDANLVANTPKDGARALVTGKNAGASAGPGAAAIVSAVSGEAILAAIVAAQEDDASTGVPGGTASANTSAVAFAKGGTDQTNIANVAAKASAVAGGIALRSLVKTGKLAANDANNDKATVQAAGVAAVNKLLVALEDIIIKTVKKVLEKAKEKIDKSRDSQQNPVSQPSR encoded by the coding sequence ATGAAAATAAATATTAAAAATATTAAAGTAAGAAGTATTTGTGCAACATTATTTATCTCTCTATTTCTTTCTTGTAATAATGGAATAGTAGAAGAACTTGAGAAGGAAAAGACTTTCTTATCCTCACTAATGGATGTAGGTAGAAGTGCTGAGAATACTTATTACTCTTTTATGGAGTTGGTCTCAGATGTTTTGGGCTTTAATGTAACTAAAGAGACAACTGGGACTAAAGTAAAAGAATATTTTACAGGATTAGCAAGTGGGATAGAAAAAGCCATACAAGAATTAGTAAAAATTAAAAATAATACTGAGGAATTTGCTAAGGAGGAAACGGAATCAGCCTTCAATAAAACTATTGAAGGATTTAAGGATACATTGACAACATTGAAGGGCTATGTGGAGTCTTTAAAAGATATAGGTGATGCTAATCAAAAAGTAGGTGAAGTAGGTGGTTCCCAAAATGGAGCAGCAGCAGATACAGAAGAATTAAAGAAAGCCCTTAAGGCATTGAAAGGAATAGTAGATATAGCTAAGACACAAAAGGTTGAGGAACCTAAAAAAAATGATGTAGCAATATCCGATGCAAATTTAGTAGCGAATACTCCAAAAGATGGAGCAAGGGCTTTAGTTACAGGTAAGAATGCAGGAGCATCTGCGGGGCCAGGGGCAGCAGCAATAGTATCAGCAGTGAGTGGGGAAGCAATATTGGCAGCCATTGTTGCCGCTCAAGAAGATGATGCAAGTACAGGAGTACCGGGAGGCACTGCTAGTGCAAATACAAGTGCGGTGGCATTTGCAAAAGGGGGTACTGATCAAACTAACATAGCAAATGTTGCAGCTAAAGCATCAGCAGTAGCAGGAGGTATAGCACTACGTTCATTAGTTAAAACAGGTAAATTAGCTGCTAATGATGCCAATAATGATAAAGCAACAGTACAAGCAGCAGGAGTGGCAGCGGTAAATAAATTATTGGTAGCACTAGAAGATATAATTATTAAGACAGTCAAGAAGGTTCTTGAAAAAGCAAAAGAAAAGATAGATAAATCAAGAGATTCACAACAAAATCCAGTTTCACAACCAAGTAGGTAG
- a CDS encoding variable large family protein, with the protein MKINIKNIRVKSICATLFISLFLSCNSGVIEELEKKNTFFDSLIKIGHGFQEIFGSFGDAFGFSAFKSGDKRSAVGAHFEKIKIGLKGTKDKLDEFATKISSIPYADTTIVKGEIKGANDVFDKLIAALTKLAGATNDSTNDIGNTASGAKAGVADKPEVEVVIAGVKEIIDAAVKSGVQIEQGKEGSPVGSASGDGATGVLVGKNNSSAPAANAGFKLADEVAKADPWAMIDKIKDANAGAELSATSEAGALATKIDTSNTAGAKTNADLAAATALKAMTKGSGKLTANGANNEPDAVKAAGVSAVNKVLGILDLIIRKTVANNLEKIKEAVKKITYSETEGTNATEAGTVTK; encoded by the coding sequence ATGAAAATAAATATTAAAAATATTAGAGTAAAAAGTATTTGTGCAACATTATTTATCTCTTTATTCCTTTCTTGTAATAGTGGAGTAATAGAAGAACTTGAGAAAAAAAATACTTTCTTTGATTCTCTTATCAAAATAGGTCATGGCTTTCAAGAAATATTCGGTTCTTTTGGGGATGCTTTTGGATTTAGTGCTTTTAAATCTGGTGATAAGAGAAGTGCAGTAGGTGCTCATTTTGAGAAAATAAAAATAGGATTAAAAGGTACTAAGGATAAATTGGATGAGTTTGCAACAAAAATATCTTCTATACCATATGCTGATACTACAATCGTTAAGGGTGAAATTAAAGGCGCAAATGATGTGTTTGATAAATTAATTGCTGCTCTCACTAAGCTTGCTGGTGCAACTAATGATAGTACTAATGACATTGGTAATACTGCTAGTGGTGCTAAAGCTGGTGTTGCTGATAAGCCTGAAGTTGAAGTGGTTATTGCAGGAGTTAAAGAAATAATTGATGCAGCAGTAAAATCTGGTGTACAGATTGAACAAGGTAAAGAAGGTAGTCCAGTGGGTAGTGCTTCAGGTGATGGTGCTACTGGTGTACTTGTTGGTAAAAATAATAGTTCTGCACCTGCTGCTAATGCAGGTTTTAAACTGGCAGATGAGGTGGCTAAAGCAGATCCATGGGCAATGATTGACAAAATTAAAGATGCTAATGCTGGAGCTGAGCTTTCTGCTACTTCTGAAGCAGGGGCACTAGCTACTAAAATTGATACTTCTAATACTGCTGGAGCAAAGACTAATGCAGACCTAGCAGCAGCTACTGCTCTTAAGGCCATGACTAAAGGTAGTGGCAAACTTACTGCTAATGGTGCTAATAATGAACCTGATGCAGTTAAAGCAGCAGGAGTAAGTGCTGTGAATAAGGTACTAGGGATACTTGATTTAATAATTAGAAAAACAGTGGCAAATAATTTAGAGAAAATAAAAGAAGCTGTTAAGAAAATAACATACTCTGAAACTGAGGGAACTAATGCTACAGAAGCTGGTACTGTTACTAAATAG
- a CDS encoding coiled-coil domain-containing protein gives MIKISEVKLYKVGEVVKILKENFKYETNNQILCRKAVTLNAYVTYNRIRYIPEDIICNLTTNIRKRDIKKNIEEIIEKKRENIIERIRIYDQRYGIPPIIAIKNIKSHSPNTNTIVQAILQLKEEISKQQEEISKQQEEISKQQEEIQKIQEELKEKNKEITKQQEEIQKIQEELKEKNKEITKQQEEIQNIKKQSQETIQINMLKEVKATLNHLVYKESNKN, from the coding sequence ATGATAAAAATAAGTGAAGTCAAACTATATAAAGTAGGAGAAGTAGTCAAAATATTAAAAGAAAATTTTAAATATGAGACAAATAATCAAATACTTTGCAGAAAGGCAGTAACGTTAAATGCATATGTTACATATAATAGGATAAGATACATTCCAGAAGACATAATCTGCAATCTAACCACAAACATAAGAAAAAGAGACATAAAAAAAAACATTGAAGAAATTATTGAAAAAAAAAGAGAAAATATAATAGAAAGGATAAGAATATACGATCAAAGGTATGGAATACCACCAATTATAGCAATAAAAAATATTAAAAGTCATAGTCCAAACACAAACACAATTGTACAAGCGATCTTACAACTAAAAGAAGAGATATCAAAACAACAAGAAGAGATATCAAAACAACAAGAAGAGATATCAAAACAACAAGAAGAAATACAAAAAATACAAGAAGAACTCAAAGAAAAAAACAAGGAAATAACGAAACAACAAGAAGAAATACAAAAAATACAAGAAGAACTCAAAGAAAAAAACAAGGAAATAACGAAACAACAAGAAGAAATACAAAACATAAAAAAACAATCTCAAGAAACAATACAAATAAATATGCTCAAAGAAGTAAAAGCTACATTAAATCATTTGGTTTATAAAGAATCAAACAAAAATTAG
- a CDS encoding plasmid maintenance protein, whose product MEYKITRTNSLTKKTTNFNSNNTKDQIKSILKSLVELNKDKTSADTKFIRVSQVKYQINRMLRRKLRLYKIYWIIDIKNAKYRKSCGVEEYSARDIYNVVIKMLKNDGQKTVCKRTIERDIKLLNEMGLLESKIIRFGENKGSMSFYKQNMQLAHLHKDITFKYLLHLLKTSLSDKKIVGNFDDSLEESNFNYTNLKKFGILSEIDEMNKKSVMSHRVDPHAFNNKANISNNKNSKELLFKNTDSSKPKKEECRFKRNDVETRLTCEHKISKNYLKQIKEHSNNDATYINALINLETAIDEYQSEYYIEDILEHFLKQFGNRYKYKIWMMMRRSDGVISDYDLIWEGRFRDWYPNKYKSNCAVKETYGDNLRIGIKKASVIKEKKAKEQLNVEELKEKEIEKEKEREEERKREADRLQKYLTGLFEREAKEREERLRKAREEELNLKKKARESMLATLEKSKERCVGLDISNNGMDKMIDASSNEDAMVKFAIRDEFGGFKTTKGLSMVNLGIMIEDMGQNDNLKEKESK is encoded by the coding sequence TTGGAATACAAAATAACACGTACGAATAGTTTAACAAAAAAGACAACAAATTTCAATTCAAATAATACCAAAGACCAAATAAAGTCAATACTAAAATCACTTGTAGAATTAAATAAAGATAAAACATCTGCTGATACTAAATTTATCCGTGTATCACAAGTTAAATATCAAATAAACAGAATGTTAAGACGCAAGCTGCGCTTGTATAAAATCTACTGGATAATAGATATAAAGAATGCAAAATATAGGAAGTCGTGTGGAGTAGAAGAATACTCAGCACGTGATATATATAATGTAGTAATCAAGATGCTGAAAAATGATGGACAAAAGACAGTATGTAAAAGAACAATTGAAAGAGATATAAAACTCTTAAATGAAATGGGACTCTTAGAATCTAAAATTATAAGATTTGGTGAAAATAAGGGAAGCATGTCTTTTTATAAACAAAATATGCAGTTAGCACATTTACATAAAGACATAACCTTTAAATACCTTTTACATTTACTAAAGACAAGTTTAAGTGATAAAAAAATTGTTGGTAATTTTGATGACTCATTAGAAGAAAGCAATTTTAATTACACAAACCTTAAAAAATTTGGAATCCTGTCTGAAATAGATGAAATGAATAAGAAAAGTGTAATGTCGCATCGTGTCGACCCTCATGCTTTTAATAATAAAGCTAATATAAGCAATAATAAGAATTCTAAAGAATTGCTTTTTAAGAATACTGATTCGAGTAAACCAAAAAAAGAAGAGTGTAGATTTAAAAGGAATGATGTAGAGACAAGGTTAACTTGTGAACATAAAATTAGTAAAAATTATCTAAAGCAAATAAAAGAACACAGTAACAACGATGCAACGTACATCAATGCCCTAATCAATCTAGAGACTGCAATAGATGAGTACCAAAGTGAATATTACATAGAAGATATTTTAGAACATTTCTTAAAACAGTTTGGTAATAGGTACAAGTATAAGATTTGGATGATGATGAGGCGTAGTGATGGAGTTATTAGCGATTATGATCTTATTTGGGAAGGTAGGTTTAGGGATTGGTATCCCAATAAGTACAAGAGTAATTGTGCGGTTAAAGAGACTTATGGAGATAATTTACGAATAGGAATTAAAAAAGCATCTGTTATTAAGGAGAAAAAGGCTAAAGAGCAGTTAAATGTAGAAGAATTAAAAGAAAAAGAGATAGAAAAAGAAAAAGAAAGAGAAGAGGAAAGAAAACGAGAAGCTGATAGGCTTCAAAAATATTTAACTGGGTTATTTGAAAGAGAAGCAAAAGAAAGAGAAGAGCGACTTAGGAAGGCAAGAGAAGAAGAATTGAATTTAAAAAAGAAAGCTAGAGAAAGCATGCTTGCTACTTTGGAAAAGAGTAAGGAAAGGTGTGTTGGGTTGGATATATCAAATAATGGTATGGATAAGATGATAGATGCTAGTTCAAATGAGGATGCTATGGTTAAATTTGCAATTAGGGATGAGTTTGGTGGCTTTAAAACTACTAAGGGGCTAAGTATGGTGAATTTGGGAATAATGATTGAAGATATGGGCCAAAATGATAATTTAAAAGAAAAGGAGAGTAAATGA